Part of the Sulfurimonas sp. genome, CCTTTTATCTCTTCAAAAGCATATCCCGATATTTTGCTAAATGCACTATTTATCGTGATTATTTTTTGATTTGAGTCGGTAATAAGAACGCCGTCGCTCATTTTTTCAAAGACGGCAGATGCCAAAATAAGCTCGTTTTCTGCATTTTTTCGTCTTGTTATATCATGAACCGTGCCGATAGATCTTATCGGTTTTCCGCTAGCGTCAAATTCATGCTCACATCTCTCTTCAACAAATCCGATTTCACCGTTTTTACGAATAATGCGATGTTCGACAAAATATCCATGCTTCTCTTTTAGCGATGTGCTATAAGCTTCATTTACCATATATGCATCATCAGGATGAACATATTTTAAAAATGCTTCATAAGTCGCATCGAACTCTTGAGGTTCTAAACCGAAAATACGATAAACCTCATCAGACCAATAAAGAGTGTTATTGGCTAAATCAAGTTCCCAATGACCGATATTTGCCAAAGCTTGTGCCTGCATAAGACCCGAATAAAGCCTTTTACGGTAAAGTTCTTGCTCTGATAAATCAACAGTTTCAGCGCCGATAAACGGTAATTGCATACTTGCTTTCCTATAATTATTTCTAAAGTGTTGTATTTTATCACATAGATGTAACAGTATGGTTTATTTTGATATAATTTCACTAAAGTTCTTGCAGTTTTGCAAGAAGTCTATTACTTATTTTTTAGGACAACAATGATTGATTTAAAATTACTACAAAAAGATTTTCAGAGCGTTAGCGATAAACTTATCCGCAAAGGCGTGAGTATTGAACTTCTTGATTCTTTAAAGAGAAAAAACGAAGAGTTGAAAGTTGCAAAAATTGAGTATGAGACTCTTCAAGCTGCTCAAAATACTATGAGTAAAGAGTTCGGTATCTACAAAAAAGAGGGCAAAGACACTAGTGAACTAAAAGAGAGGGTCGATGCAAATAAGATAAAAATAGCCGAAGCTCTTGAAGTTCAAAGAATAAAGCAAGAGGAGTTGGAAGTTCTTGCTATGTCTATTCCAAATATTCCGGATGATGATGTACCGGAGGGTAAAGACGATAGCGACAATGTCGAGATTAAAAAAATTCTGACTCCAAGAGAGTTTGGCTTTACTCCAAAAGAGCATTGGGAATTGGCGGAACAAAACGGATGGATAGATTTTGAGCGAGGCGTAAAACTAGCGACCAGCCGTTTTAGCGTCTCATTCGGCATGGGTGCAAAATTAGAGCGCGCGCTTATCAACTTTATGCTGAACTTTAACTCCAAAAGAGGATTTGAGGAAGTAAGCGTACCTTCTTTGGTAAACAGAGCGGCACTAGAGGGAACGGGTCAGCTTCCGAAATTTGAAGATGACCTATATAAAGTACAAGACCAAGAACTGTTTTTGATTCCGACTGCGGAAGTTCCCGTGACAAATCTTTATCAAGACGAGATTTTGGCACCCGATAAACTGCCTATAAAAATGACGGCTTATACGGCATGCTTTAGAAAAGAAGCAGGTGCGGCAGGAAGAGATACGAGAGGTATGATACGACAGCATCAGTTTCATAAAGTTGAACTTGTAAGCATTACTAAACCTCAAGACAGCGATAAAATTTTTGATGAGATGGTTCAAACCGCTTCAGATCTGCTAAGTGCATTAGAGCTTCCTCACCGTCTTATGACTCTTTGCAGCGGAGACTTAGGATTTGGTGCGGCAAAAACCGTAGACTTGGAAGTTTGGCTGCCGGGACAAAACTGCTACAGAGAGATAAGTTCAGTATCAAATACCAGAGATTTTCAAGCAAGACGCGCAAAAATTAGATATAAAGACGGAGACAAAAACTCTTTTGTACACACTCTTAACGGTTCGTCTTTAGCAGTAGGCAGAACAATGGTCGCTATAATGGAAAACTTTCAAAATGAAGATGGAACTATTACGATTCCAAAGGCGCTTGAGCCATATATAAATTAACTTTATGGTACCTTTTTTGCTTTAAAAAAGAAACGATGGCAAGGTAGAGAATGGCTGATGGATTAGAAGAAGAGATAATAATTATTGAAGACAGTGATGCTGTAAATGATAATACATCTTCGGGCAAATCGGCAGGCGGGGAAGATTCGTCATCCGAGAAGAAAAAAAAGCTTATATATATAGGTGTCGGCGTCGGGGTTCTCTTAATAATAGCAATCGGCGCTTTTATACTCATTAAAGTTAAAGCAAAAAAGCATGCGAATATTCCTGCAGCTCAAATAGAAGAAAAACTCTCTCAAGAGATTACTGAACCGATTGAACCGAGCAAAATAGAAAATATGATAGCAAAAGCAGACTATCTCTACTCTACCGGCTCAAAAAATGAAGCTCTATCTCTTTATGAAAAAATTGCATACTACAGTGAAGCTGTTTCAGCCTACAATCTGGGAGTAGCTCAACTAAAAGATGCCCAGTATGAAACAGCTCTTAACTCATTTCAAAAAGCTATACAAAACAATGAAAAAAGATGTGTAAGTGCCATAAATGCTGCCGTTTGTTCACTATATCTGGAAAATGAGAAGAATTTTAAATACTACATTGATTTGGCATACGCTTATCTGCCGCAGGAAAGGCAGTCCCCTTTATATTCATACTACTATGCGCTTATCAGCTACTATAACGGTAACTACCTAGAAGCTCTAAGTGCACTTAAAAACCCGACTACAAACGAGTATATAAAAACTCAAAACAATCTAAGCTCAAAGATTAACGCTTTATTTAATAATGACATTAGCGCTATCGAGAGTATGGAAAAAAACAATTCACCGTCCGACTATTTTAGCTTAGGACTGTTATATGCCAGAGTAGGTGATTTGACGCTTGCAAAAAAATATTTACAAAACGCTATCAAAAATAACATCGAACCGATGAAAGCTCAGCTTGCTCTTGGCTATATAGACTTAAAAGCGGGTCAAGTTCAAGAAGCGGCAAAAGAGATAGAAAATGCTACCGATATGTTTAGAGAAGAAGTTTATAAACCCTATCCGATTAAAGTCAAACTAAAAGAGTCTTTGTTTAATCAAGATTTAGCTCAAAAAAGATATAGAAGCTTAACAATCAACAGTAAAGAGATAGATTATCAAAAGATATTTTATTTTTCGCCGTATAAAATATTTAATGCAAATCAAACGATAGATTACATACGAAAAGGAAATGCAAATATTTTTATTGATGATGTAGGTTCTGCTCAAGAGTATTTAACGAAAAGTTCTTCTTTATCGAGTGTAAATGCAGGAATTGCCGGTGCTATCAAAAAAGCTCTCTCTTTCAAAATTAGAGAAGCGAACGAGATGTTTTTAAAATTAGTCGATATTCAGCCTAAACACTCTATTTTACACTATAACCTAGCTTTGACTTACGCTCAAATGGGCAATATGATAGACGCAAATAAACATTTTTTGCGTTCATATAATTTAGATGCGAAAAATTATCTATCCGGAATATATGCAATTATGACCTCTCAGCTTATAAACAAAGAGAGCGAAAAATTATCGTCTATTATAAAAGATTCCCTCTCCAACGAGAAACCTTCTGAAGATATAGATCTTTATAATACCCTGATTTATATCAGTGATGGCAATACTCTCTCAGCCAGCGACTGGCCGGATAAAAAATATCAAAAAAAGCCTCTCTATTTAGCTTTGGATATTATTATATCGCTTAAACTAAATAATTTAGAAACGGCTCAAAAATCCGCAAACAAGCTCACTACGCTTCTTCCAAATGAGATATTGCCGCATCTAATGTATATTGATGCATATTATAATAAAATGGGTTCAAAAGAGTATGCAAGTGAAGCTATGAACTATTTAAAAATACAAAAATTCGACTTTAACGATCTCTATTTTGGTGCAAATATTACAAGATATCTATATATTCAACAAAATTTGATTACGGGGAAACTATACTTTTTAAGAGAAAACATAAGGAAATCATTAGAATCGACAACAGGACAGACGCAAGAGCTAACGAGCGCATTGGCACTTGCCTCACTTTATGACGGCGAGTATGAAGAATCTTATGCACTCTATAACAATCTCATTGACAACCTTAAAGTACAGGACGCTCAAACTCTATTTTTAGGTGCCGTTGCCTCAACGGCTGCAAATCATCATGAAAATGCAATAGCTCTTTTAGAACTCTCTAAAATGAAAGATACCAATTTTTTAGAGAGCAGATATGCACTCGGTCTTCTTTATTTAGAGGCAAAAAATAACAAAGCAGCGGTTATACAGCTCTCAAAAATAAACAAGAATAACTTTAATTCCGAATATTTTAACTTTAACATTGATACCGATACATTGATGTTTGAAAAAGGCAAATCTCAGAAATAGCTTTTGCTTCTGAGATTTTTTGCAGATTACTTTTCGCTTGTAAAATAACCAAGGAGAGATTCAGAAGCTATAAGTTCAGCACCTAAGCTTATATTTAATCTAAAGTTATGCGGTAAATAGAGTGTCGTAATTCCATTTATCATAAGACCGTATCTTGAGCCTTGCTGCAAATTTTGTAAATTTTTTACATCCAAATCTATACCCTTAAAGCTCTGCTTTAATATATGAGTGATTTTTACTTTATTGTTTGAATTTTTATCGCTAAATATTAACTTAGAATTCTCATTAAGCTGTTTTGAAAGAGGAGTCATATGCGAAAGTCTTGCACCTCTGTTTAGCTCAACATGTTCTAATATCGAGGTAAAAGGGACTCTTAACAGAGAAACATTTAAGTAGCTGCTATCAATCTCAATCTTATACGCGTAACTCTCTTCATTATCCAACTCTTCTATTGAGATTACAGTTCCGTCAACAGGACTAACAACGCTATCTTCTTGGTATAGCATATTTTGTCTCTCGGGATTTCTAAAAACAAAAACAAAAAACAGTGCTGCTAAAAAAGCAAAAAACTGTAAAAATGCCAAATGAAGAAGCATAAAAACCAGCATCATCAAAATAGCTCCCGCTATGTAACTCCACCCCTCTTTAGCAATCGGTAAAAGATTATTTCCCATCTGATTCCTCTTTATCTTGTGTTATATTTTTATCATCGTCTTGAACCATTTTAGCATCAGCCTTTAATTCCTCT contains:
- a CDS encoding phosphatidylserine decarboxylase; its protein translation is MGNNLLPIAKEGWSYIAGAILMMLVFMLLHLAFLQFFAFLAALFFVFVFRNPERQNMLYQEDSVVSPVDGTVISIEELDNEESYAYKIEIDSSYLNVSLLRVPFTSILEHVELNRGARLSHMTPLSKQLNENSKLIFSDKNSNNKVKITHILKQSFKGIDLDVKNLQNLQQGSRYGLMINGITTLYLPHNFRLNISLGAELIASESLLGYFTSEK
- the serS gene encoding serine--tRNA ligase; protein product: MIDLKLLQKDFQSVSDKLIRKGVSIELLDSLKRKNEELKVAKIEYETLQAAQNTMSKEFGIYKKEGKDTSELKERVDANKIKIAEALEVQRIKQEELEVLAMSIPNIPDDDVPEGKDDSDNVEIKKILTPREFGFTPKEHWELAEQNGWIDFERGVKLATSRFSVSFGMGAKLERALINFMLNFNSKRGFEEVSVPSLVNRAALEGTGQLPKFEDDLYKVQDQELFLIPTAEVPVTNLYQDEILAPDKLPIKMTAYTACFRKEAGAAGRDTRGMIRQHQFHKVELVSITKPQDSDKIFDEMVQTASDLLSALELPHRLMTLCSGDLGFGAAKTVDLEVWLPGQNCYREISSVSNTRDFQARRAKIRYKDGDKNSFVHTLNGSSLAVGRTMVAIMENFQNEDGTITIPKALEPYIN